A section of the Dehalobacter sp. DCM genome encodes:
- a CDS encoding ATP-binding protein: protein MTVRKRIICIVVILTVIIISISNTVYGIFFTNYLENQEDAQIDSVGAGLSSYLIKMTERYQGNTDDYSHWDDTYAYVTHEKPDFPDANFTPETLENLDISFVIIIGQNDSVLYTCYYDFNTRNFVPFPKEVSIPDLVILSKNGDYPRMLQFGNQFYFVVSSHVTNTQTNKVADGRIVAGRLIDQRIIRDLQDIAQGNILISSIRLQNGSAYSGFLTSENDRLEKLEVIKDKTIIQSKFLIPNTSYHGSSLLITFSKTRDLYTQGIGHMKKFILIYTVVFILLMIALNHLLGMYISRPFTKIINDVASLDLAQSEIPRLRSEDNDEFVLLRKSINLMLERLETEKNNGLALVMKLAEADIQKNNFLAMLSHEIRNPLASIMLNLTLLDRSTANTEQSIQAREAMARQINQLSHLFDDLLDITRITENKIILHKEPLELNKLLYKIIQDFRPEFFQKDIRIELRTVDTPLHIHGDETRLIQVFDNLMKNAVKYTSPGGYTIVTVTQKDIQDKAYAVMSIRDNGIGIEKNMLDNLFEPFFQADNSRDYSQGGLGLGLAIVKRFIELHNGDITVHSDGIGKGTEFTVKLPLLDDSHLADYRPVQHKNQPLTIQKQRTLRILIIDDLPDISEILCILLTEAGHAVTIAVNGSQGIVKANEIHPDVIICDIGLPDMNGYEVAKHIRENVQTKDIYLIALSGYAMPEDMERSMQAGYHCHLVKPVDLEKLLIELNRV, encoded by the coding sequence ATGACGGTTAGAAAAAGAATTATCTGTATTGTTGTTATATTAACTGTAATAATTATCAGTATCAGCAACACGGTTTATGGCATATTTTTTACAAATTACCTTGAAAACCAGGAGGATGCACAGATTGATTCCGTCGGGGCAGGCCTTAGTTCCTATTTAATAAAAATGACAGAGCGTTACCAGGGAAATACAGATGATTACAGTCACTGGGATGATACCTATGCTTATGTGACCCATGAAAAACCGGATTTCCCGGATGCCAATTTTACACCGGAAACGTTAGAGAACCTGGACATTAGCTTTGTCATTATTATTGGGCAGAATGATTCTGTTCTTTACACCTGCTACTATGATTTTAATACAAGAAATTTTGTTCCTTTCCCGAAAGAAGTCAGCATTCCAGATCTAGTGATACTTTCGAAGAATGGTGACTATCCCAGGATGCTGCAATTTGGCAATCAATTCTACTTTGTTGTCTCGTCACATGTAACTAACACCCAAACGAACAAGGTCGCCGATGGCCGAATAGTTGCCGGCAGACTGATCGATCAACGAATTATCCGAGATCTGCAGGATATTGCCCAGGGAAATATCCTGATTTCATCCATACGGCTCCAGAACGGCTCAGCCTATTCTGGATTTTTGACTTCGGAAAACGATCGATTAGAAAAGCTGGAAGTAATAAAAGATAAAACCATTATCCAAAGCAAATTTCTAATTCCTAATACCTCGTATCATGGGTCATCACTGCTCATCACGTTTTCTAAAACACGCGACTTATATACCCAGGGAATCGGTCACATGAAAAAGTTCATCCTTATCTATACGGTAGTTTTTATCCTCCTTATGATCGCTCTGAACCATTTACTGGGAATGTATATATCCCGTCCCTTTACTAAGATTATCAATGACGTTGCCAGTTTGGATTTAGCTCAGAGTGAAATTCCCAGACTGCGCAGTGAAGATAATGATGAATTTGTTTTATTGAGAAAATCCATCAACCTGATGCTGGAAAGGCTCGAAACAGAGAAGAATAACGGATTGGCTTTAGTTATGAAGTTAGCGGAAGCCGATATTCAAAAAAACAATTTTCTGGCGATGCTTTCTCACGAGATCCGCAACCCCTTAGCGTCGATTATGTTAAACTTGACACTTCTCGATCGTTCAACTGCCAACACAGAACAGTCCATCCAAGCACGGGAGGCTATGGCGCGTCAAATCAATCAGCTTTCCCATCTTTTCGATGATTTGCTGGATATTACACGGATCACAGAGAATAAAATCATCCTTCACAAGGAACCGCTGGAGCTGAATAAACTTTTATATAAAATTATCCAGGATTTTAGGCCGGAATTTTTCCAAAAAGATATCCGTATCGAATTACGTACAGTGGATACCCCTCTCCATATCCATGGTGACGAAACACGGTTGATCCAAGTCTTTGATAACCTCATGAAAAATGCAGTAAAATATACCTCACCCGGCGGCTACACCATCGTTACTGTGACTCAGAAAGATATCCAAGATAAAGCCTATGCCGTTATGAGTATTCGTGACAACGGTATTGGTATTGAAAAGAATATGCTGGACAATTTATTTGAGCCATTTTTCCAGGCAGATAATTCCCGTGACTACAGTCAGGGCGGACTTGGCTTAGGATTAGCCATTGTTAAGCGCTTTATCGAACTGCATAATGGTGATATCACCGTGCACAGCGACGGCATAGGTAAAGGAACGGAATTTACCGTAAAGCTCCCTCTTCTTGATGATTCTCATCTCGCTGATTATCGGCCTGTTCAGCATAAAAACCAGCCATTGACTATCCAAAAACAGCGCACACTGCGTATTCTCATCATTGACGATCTTCCGGATATTTCGGAAATCCTTTGTATTTTGTTAACAGAAGCAGGCCATGCTGTAACCATAGCCGTCAACGGCTCTCAGGGGATAGTTAAAGCCAATGAAATCCATCCGGATGTGATTATCTGCGATATTGGACTGCCTGATATGAATGGTTATGAGGTTGCGAAGCATATTCGGGAAAATGTGCAGACGAAAGATATCTATTTGATCGCCTTATCGGGATATGCCATGCCGGAGGATATGGAGCGGTCAATGCAAGCCGGTTATCATTGTCACTTGGTAAAACCGGTTGATTTGGAAAAATTACTGATTGAACTCAATCGTGTTTGA
- a CDS encoding ABC-F family ATP-binding cassette domain-containing protein, producing the protein MILLSAEKITKSYSEKKLLKDISLYINEADKIGVIGINGSGKSTFLKIVAGIEAPDDGTITAASGVRIAYLPQNPVFIDNLSVLDQVFYGASAETRDAMEHEAKTILTRLGIFDFTTNVSLLSGGEKKRIAITRALVNPSEILIMDEPTNHLDSDMVLWLENYLKKYTGAILMVTHDRYFLDRVANRIVEISRGSLYGYQANYSKYLELKAQREEMEISTERKNKSIYRRELEWISRGVRARGTKSKERIERFHTLSEREKPTATEKLDISALSTRLGKKTIEINNISKAYDDRRLITHFEHIILRDARIGIIGKNGCGKSTLFKIIMGQVPPDSGTVVIGDTVKIGYFSQESDEMDTSLRVIDYIREISNQIVTADGTLSAAQMLEKFLFPPDLQWNTIAKLSGGERRRLHLLSVIMDAPNILLLDEPSNDLDIETLVILEDYLEHFAGAVMVISHDRYFLDKVVDRIFEFQNDGTLKQYEGGFDDYLEYKKVLTTDAAAGVTKAKKSEQQPDRPNTQKLKFSYKEELEYAQIEDLIAGIEAKISDLEKVIQGEVSNYSKLQELLQQKADLESDLEEKMARWLYLHDLAEKIADSKAALYTT; encoded by the coding sequence TTGATCCTATTATCCGCAGAAAAGATAACCAAAAGCTATAGTGAGAAAAAGCTGCTGAAAGATATTTCGTTATATATCAATGAAGCCGATAAGATCGGCGTAATCGGTATCAACGGCTCCGGAAAATCGACATTTTTAAAAATTGTGGCTGGAATTGAAGCTCCGGACGACGGGACGATCACCGCGGCTTCCGGTGTTCGCATTGCCTATCTGCCGCAGAATCCTGTTTTCATCGATAATCTTTCCGTTTTAGATCAGGTGTTTTACGGCGCATCGGCGGAAACCAGAGACGCTATGGAACATGAAGCCAAGACGATCTTAACCCGGCTCGGGATTTTCGATTTTACGACGAATGTCAGTCTATTATCCGGCGGCGAAAAGAAACGAATCGCCATAACCCGCGCGCTGGTTAACCCCAGTGAAATTTTGATCATGGATGAGCCGACGAACCATCTGGACAGTGACATGGTGCTGTGGCTTGAAAACTACCTAAAAAAATATACCGGCGCGATCCTGATGGTCACCCACGATCGGTACTTTTTGGACAGGGTCGCCAACCGGATCGTAGAAATAAGCCGAGGCAGTCTGTACGGCTACCAGGCCAATTACTCCAAATACCTTGAGCTGAAAGCCCAGCGCGAGGAAATGGAAATCAGTACCGAACGGAAGAACAAGAGTATCTATCGACGGGAACTGGAATGGATTAGCCGAGGCGTCCGCGCCAGGGGAACCAAAAGCAAAGAACGGATAGAACGTTTTCATACGCTGAGTGAAAGAGAAAAGCCGACAGCAACTGAAAAACTGGATATCAGCGCATTATCGACGCGCTTGGGTAAAAAAACGATAGAGATCAATAATATTTCCAAAGCGTATGACGACAGGCGGCTTATCACCCATTTCGAGCATATTATACTCAGGGATGCCCGAATCGGAATTATCGGTAAAAATGGCTGCGGAAAATCAACCCTGTTTAAAATTATCATGGGTCAAGTCCCTCCGGACAGTGGAACGGTGGTGATTGGGGATACGGTCAAGATCGGGTATTTCTCTCAGGAAAGTGACGAGATGGACACGTCTCTGCGGGTCATTGACTATATTCGTGAGATTTCCAATCAGATCGTGACAGCCGACGGAACACTTTCGGCTGCGCAGATGCTGGAGAAATTCTTATTTCCGCCCGACTTACAGTGGAATACCATTGCTAAACTATCCGGCGGGGAACGACGGCGGCTGCACTTGCTGAGTGTTATCATGGACGCTCCGAATATCCTGCTCTTAGACGAACCCTCCAACGATTTGGATATCGAGACACTGGTTATCCTAGAGGACTATTTGGAACATTTCGCCGGGGCGGTTATGGTTATCTCCCATGACCGCTATTTCTTGGATAAAGTCGTGGATCGGATCTTTGAATTCCAGAACGACGGAACACTGAAACAGTATGAAGGCGGCTTTGACGATTATCTGGAATACAAAAAAGTCCTAACGACGGATGCTGCGGCTGGCGTTACTAAAGCGAAGAAATCCGAACAGCAGCCGGATAGGCCCAATACGCAAAAACTTAAATTCTCCTATAAAGAAGAACTCGAATATGCCCAGATCGAGGATCTGATTGCCGGGATAGAAGCCAAAATCAGTGATCTGGAGAAGGTAATTCAAGGGGAAGTCAGTAATTACAGTAAGTTGCAGGAGCTGCTGCAACAAAAAGCAGACCTGGAAAGTGATCTCGAGGAAAAAATGGCACGCTGGCTCTATCTTCATGATCTGGCGGAAAAAATCGCTGATTCGAAAGCAGCATTGTACACCACGTAA
- a CDS encoding ABC-F family ATP-binding cassette domain-containing protein, which produces MISTSGISLRYGGRVLFENVTIKFTPGNCYGLIGANGSGKSTFLKILSGEIEANKGDVSIDPGERIAVLKQNHFEFDEYDVLKTVMLGHKRLCEVMDEKEILYAKPDFSEEDGMKIAELEAEFAEMNGWEAESEAATLLNGLGINEDYHYKKMKELDGNEKIRVLLAQALFGNPDILLLDEPTNHLDIGSISWLENFLYNFENTVIVVSHDRHFLNKVCTHIADIDFGKIQMYVGNYDFWYESSQLALKQMRDANAKAEAKKKELQEFIQRFSANASKSKQATSRKKLLEKLTLEDIRPSSRKYPFVDFKPDREAGNDLLTVNGISKTIEGEVVLDNASFIVYKGDKIAFVGPNGLPKTMLFKILMGEQTADSGDYKWGVTTSQSYFPKDNAAFFEGVHLNLVDWLRQFSSDQTETFVRGWLGRMLFSGEEALKEAHVLSGGEKVRCMLAKMMLSGANVLILDEPTNHLDLESITALNNGLINYKGTILFVSHDHQCVQTVANRIIEITPKGLIDKQMTYDEYLESEDIAALRKEMYAI; this is translated from the coding sequence ATGATCAGTACATCAGGTATATCTCTCCGGTACGGCGGACGTGTGTTATTCGAAAACGTTACCATCAAGTTTACTCCCGGGAATTGTTATGGGCTCATCGGGGCCAACGGTTCGGGAAAATCGACTTTTTTAAAAATCCTGTCGGGTGAAATTGAAGCCAATAAGGGAGATGTCAGCATCGATCCCGGTGAACGGATCGCTGTTTTAAAACAAAACCATTTTGAATTTGATGAGTATGATGTTCTTAAAACCGTCATGCTCGGACATAAACGGCTTTGTGAAGTGATGGACGAAAAGGAGATTTTATATGCCAAACCGGATTTTTCCGAAGAAGACGGCATGAAAATCGCTGAGCTGGAAGCAGAGTTTGCCGAAATGAACGGCTGGGAAGCGGAATCCGAGGCGGCGACCTTGCTTAACGGCTTGGGTATCAACGAGGACTATCATTATAAAAAGATGAAAGAACTCGACGGCAATGAAAAGATTCGGGTCCTATTAGCTCAGGCTTTGTTTGGCAACCCCGACATCCTGCTTTTGGATGAGCCGACAAACCACCTGGATATCGGATCGATCAGCTGGTTGGAAAACTTTCTCTATAACTTTGAAAATACGGTTATTGTCGTGTCTCACGACAGGCACTTTTTAAATAAAGTCTGTACGCATATTGCGGATATCGATTTTGGCAAGATCCAAATGTATGTCGGCAACTATGATTTCTGGTACGAGTCCAGTCAATTGGCGTTGAAGCAAATGCGGGACGCCAACGCCAAGGCGGAAGCCAAGAAGAAAGAGCTGCAGGAGTTTATCCAGCGCTTTAGTGCCAATGCCTCCAAATCCAAACAAGCCACGTCGCGGAAAAAATTGCTTGAGAAACTGACCTTGGAAGATATTCGCCCGTCCTCGCGCAAATATCCCTTCGTCGATTTTAAGCCGGATCGTGAAGCCGGCAACGATCTTTTAACCGTGAACGGGATCAGTAAAACCATTGAAGGGGAAGTGGTCCTGGACAATGCCAGCTTTATCGTCTATAAAGGGGATAAAATTGCTTTTGTCGGGCCAAACGGGCTGCCGAAAACTATGCTGTTTAAAATCTTAATGGGTGAACAGACAGCGGACAGCGGCGATTACAAATGGGGCGTTACCACATCCCAGTCCTATTTTCCCAAAGATAATGCCGCCTTCTTCGAGGGAGTCCATCTGAATCTTGTCGATTGGCTGCGTCAATTCTCCTCCGACCAGACAGAAACCTTTGTCCGTGGTTGGCTGGGACGAATGCTCTTCTCCGGTGAGGAAGCCTTGAAGGAAGCGCATGTGCTTTCCGGTGGGGAAAAAGTCCGCTGCATGCTGGCGAAGATGATGCTTTCCGGCGCCAATGTCCTCATATTGGATGAACCGACCAACCACCTGGATCTCGAATCCATCACCGCGCTGAATAACGGGTTGATCAATTATAAAGGGACGATTTTGTTTGTTTCACACGATCATCAGTGCGTGCAAACCGTTGCCAACCGGATCATCGAGATTACGCCCAAGGGCCTCATCGACAAGCAAATGACTTATGACGAATATCTGGAAAGTGAAGATATTGCGGCGCTCCGCAAGGAGATGTACGCGATTTAG
- a CDS encoding YlmH family RNA-binding protein, with amino-acid sequence MNLTKTDIVKKYAHDDEEKLILARALDKLEECEQRNILTHTRFLNEQQRLTAQKMLLSMDNPRHLFWGGYERAERSVLIFLPDYLEQEQIMCGDYDPLMYLRASYPPANILSHRDILGSLMGCGVKRDTVGDILVGDGHSDVVVLKEVESYISQTFESAGRVRLQTELITAEKLYVPEEKYILLRDTVASLRFDNIVAAGFGLSRTKAAENIESGRAALNRLENTHTDKMVGAGDIITVRGQGKITLFEVGNTTKKGRVGIVIKKWV; translated from the coding sequence ATGAACTTAACTAAGACGGATATAGTAAAAAAATATGCCCATGACGATGAAGAGAAACTTATCCTGGCCAGAGCACTGGATAAGCTGGAGGAGTGCGAGCAAAGAAATATCCTGACGCATACCCGTTTTTTGAATGAACAGCAGCGCTTAACCGCGCAGAAAATGCTGCTGAGCATGGATAACCCGCGGCATTTATTCTGGGGCGGTTATGAACGGGCAGAAAGGTCGGTGCTGATCTTTTTGCCGGACTATTTGGAGCAGGAACAGATCATGTGCGGGGATTATGATCCGCTGATGTATCTCCGCGCATCCTACCCCCCGGCAAACATCCTTTCGCATCGGGATATCCTGGGGAGTCTGATGGGGTGTGGCGTCAAGAGGGATACAGTCGGGGATATTCTCGTTGGCGACGGCCATTCGGATGTCGTGGTTTTAAAAGAAGTTGAATCTTATATCAGTCAGACCTTTGAATCGGCCGGCCGGGTCCGCTTGCAGACGGAGCTGATTACCGCAGAGAAACTTTATGTGCCCGAAGAAAAGTATATACTTTTACGGGACACGGTGGCTTCTCTTCGTTTCGATAATATCGTCGCTGCCGGTTTTGGTCTGAGCCGGACGAAAGCGGCAGAAAACATCGAAAGCGGGCGAGCCGCTCTCAACAGATTGGAGAACACCCATACCGATAAAATGGTCGGGGCGGGCGATATAATCACCGTACGCGGACAGGGGAAAATTACGCTATTCGAAGTGGGCAATACCACGAAAAAAGGGCGGGTTGGGATTGTTATTAAGAAGTGGGTATAA
- a CDS encoding S26 family signal peptidase → MIYTNNYFRKELRHAYRDNKIGTNRRIAAALFVGLISFALFFVLQTLQQSVLADAVPEIMQPSYFSIIFLYIHLVLLFFTVYFIVYYHYLFFAEIRNNSWYLLIKMGYHPARMIFDKFMALLYSVFTNYTIGFVFAVFFAFLLKYTFIFSYLPSLFLVGLIDLVLITLLAMTLSLFTRTIINGRYLTFLSTVAVIILKATLGEYSLIANRVAMQNIHHLLDISQNVYFLAAIVIVIACCPVCLIRAGNIAKYYNLPADEALLTEGADIVNIDARTGKQKSVWRRKNRYAKMMNAVTMTLLIFFICSVLVFNLFIILVNVSTPGEEVAIRGIIPFVFKSSTMEPAIMMNDLAYFRKIDSRYPLREGQIILFEQDRIAYVERIIGNQENGLKVDIDNYPSPAQSRSMLKTVPRENVHGVYIGRSRWLGALILFANTIVGRLLFLLIPAVLLFYNKQITSIKRMIE, encoded by the coding sequence ATGATTTATACCAATAATTATTTTAGAAAAGAACTCAGACATGCGTACCGCGATAATAAAATCGGTACGAACAGACGAATAGCTGCCGCCCTCTTTGTGGGGTTAATTTCGTTCGCGCTTTTTTTTGTGCTGCAGACCCTTCAGCAGAGCGTACTGGCGGATGCTGTCCCGGAAATTATGCAGCCGAGTTATTTTTCTATCATATTTCTTTATATCCATCTTGTCTTATTATTTTTTACAGTCTATTTTATTGTCTATTATCATTATCTTTTCTTTGCGGAAATACGGAATAACTCATGGTACCTGCTGATCAAGATGGGTTATCATCCGGCGAGAATGATTTTTGATAAATTCATGGCGTTATTGTACTCGGTCTTCACCAACTACACCATCGGTTTTGTCTTTGCGGTTTTTTTTGCTTTTCTTCTTAAATATACATTTATTTTCAGTTACTTGCCTTCTCTTTTTTTAGTCGGTTTGATTGATCTTGTTCTGATTACCCTCTTGGCGATGACCCTATCCCTGTTTACCCGTACGATTATTAACGGCCGTTATTTAACTTTTTTGTCAACAGTGGCGGTTATCATTTTAAAGGCAACACTGGGGGAATACAGCCTTATAGCCAACCGTGTTGCCATGCAGAATATCCATCATCTTCTTGATATCAGCCAGAACGTCTATTTCCTTGCGGCTATTGTTATTGTAATTGCTTGCTGCCCTGTCTGCCTTATCCGAGCCGGAAACATTGCCAAATATTATAATTTGCCTGCTGATGAAGCTCTCTTAACCGAAGGCGCTGATATTGTCAATATTGATGCCAGAACGGGGAAACAAAAATCAGTCTGGAGGAGAAAAAATCGGTACGCTAAAATGATGAATGCTGTTACCATGACTTTGCTGATTTTTTTCATTTGTTCCGTGTTGGTTTTTAATCTATTCATTATTCTGGTAAATGTCTCTACTCCGGGTGAGGAGGTTGCTATCCGCGGGATCATTCCCTTTGTTTTCAAGTCAAGTACGATGGAGCCGGCAATTATGATGAATGACTTGGCATATTTCCGCAAGATTGACAGCCGGTACCCGCTTCGGGAAGGACAAATAATTTTGTTCGAGCAAGATAGAATAGCTTATGTGGAAAGGATTATCGGTAATCAAGAAAACGGATTAAAAGTTGATATCGATAACTATCCGTCTCCGGCTCAGAGCAGATCAATGCTTAAGACCGTGCCGCGAGAAAACGTGCACGGCGTCTACATCGGCAGGAGTCGCTGGCTCGGGGCATTGATACTCTTTGCCAATACTATTGTCGGTAGGCTGCTTTTCTTATTGATTCCTGCTGTCTTACTCTTTTACAACAAGCAAATTACGAGTATTAAAAGGATGATAGAATAA
- a CDS encoding signal peptidase I, giving the protein MSQTKYTTQEQIEEMRREILKEKQKLQGIVRKRRPPLETVGQVLFLSTVVLLVGAIISINITKSRGEIPSIGGYALFLIESGSMEPTLKTGSVILSHKPKDPGTLKEDTIVTFRTLSDKIVTHRIVGVVTSGNGQIGYQTKGDNPQNTVDPNLLTPDRVIGVYIAKVPLT; this is encoded by the coding sequence ATGTCCCAGACGAAATATACCACTCAGGAACAAATTGAAGAAATGCGCCGGGAGATCCTGAAGGAAAAACAAAAACTGCAGGGTATCGTGAGAAAAAGAAGACCACCGCTAGAAACTGTAGGACAGGTCCTGTTTTTAAGCACCGTTGTTTTGCTAGTCGGGGCCATTATTTCAATTAATATAACAAAAAGCAGAGGGGAAATTCCCAGTATAGGCGGATACGCGCTTTTTTTGATTGAATCTGGGAGTATGGAGCCAACGCTAAAAACCGGATCGGTAATCCTCAGTCATAAGCCCAAAGATCCTGGCACTTTGAAAGAAGACACCATCGTTACCTTCCGGACATTGTCAGATAAAATTGTCACGCACCGCATCGTTGGCGTTGTCACGTCAGGGAATGGCCAAATCGGCTATCAAACCAAAGGCGATAATCCCCAGAATACAGTAGATCCGAATCTGCTTACGCCGGACAGAGTGATTGGGGTTTATATCGCCAAAGTACCGTTAACATAA
- a CDS encoding cellulose binding domain-containing protein, whose product MRKIILLSILLLTILSSVVAGTLAMYTTSIDNLADGSVVAKEFIFLGDGTDTFQQGIKIAPSETVSWRFKVKNYQNQVITETDLYYKLTFNVQSSPGKNAITPLKVIIKDGNGNTLNSIDGVGTLDVLGTFPLAAAGQFKDYIVEIQWPGNRQNDINYAGSNFGTTVNVAAVASQVPLTGSDHENSPQQKQVSVKYETTVPWQNGQSHNYQYQYKITVTNNTLTPITSWNMAFSLTTNRLSDNYWNAVLVSNSPQGSYTFGNPNYNNTATDTIQPGQSISFGGIAKGMGNEAIQNILIGGSNTSGITDVDLTCQFNKSSLD is encoded by the coding sequence ATGAGAAAAATTATCTTGTTATCCATCTTGCTTTTAACGATACTAAGCTCGGTTGTCGCTGGAACACTTGCCATGTATACCACTTCCATCGATAATTTGGCAGACGGCAGTGTTGTGGCCAAAGAATTCATTTTTTTGGGCGACGGTACCGATACATTCCAGCAAGGCATAAAAATAGCACCGTCAGAAACTGTCAGTTGGCGTTTTAAAGTAAAAAATTATCAAAACCAGGTTATTACAGAGACGGATCTATATTATAAACTCACGTTTAATGTCCAGTCTTCACCCGGTAAAAATGCAATCACGCCATTAAAGGTTATCATCAAAGATGGCAACGGGAATACACTCAACAGCATCGACGGAGTTGGCACATTGGATGTCCTGGGGACATTTCCTCTGGCAGCAGCCGGCCAGTTCAAGGACTATATTGTTGAAATTCAATGGCCGGGCAATAGACAAAATGATATCAATTACGCGGGCAGCAACTTCGGTACTACAGTCAATGTCGCAGCCGTCGCCTCACAGGTTCCGCTGACGGGTTCAGACCATGAAAACTCGCCGCAGCAAAAACAAGTCAGCGTGAAATATGAAACCACAGTCCCATGGCAAAACGGGCAAAGCCATAACTATCAGTATCAATACAAAATAACCGTTACCAATAACACATTGACCCCGATAACCAGTTGGAACATGGCATTTTCTCTTACTACTAACAGGCTTTCAGATAACTACTGGAATGCCGTACTCGTTTCCAATTCCCCGCAAGGATCTTATACGTTCGGTAATCCCAATTATAACAATACCGCGACGGACACTATTCAGCCCGGGCAAAGTATCTCCTTTGGCGGAATCGCTAAAGGGATGGGGAACGAAGCTATTCAGAATATCCTTATTGGCGGAAGCAATACCAGCGGTATAACCGACGTCGATCTGACTTGTCAGTTCAATAAATCATCTTTGGATTAA
- a CDS encoding ABC transporter ATP-binding protein, whose translation MLSVEGISKQFTRTVKINRRQTKKEEFYAVADMRFRVEAGDIFGILGPNGAGKTTLLRMMGGIMTPTAGSIAINGLKFNDDPNRYKRSIGYLSGNTKLYGRMSPRELMTIFSDLYDLPKHEAEQRIEEIIAVLNLHDFVDNRIENLSTGQTQRVSIARCLIHTPALYIFDEPTLGLDVLSSQSIIDFMLKESKQGKGVVYSTHYMEEAENICNKILLIHKGTAIAQGTPAGLKEATGTNHIRDAFIALIKERGEYHE comes from the coding sequence GTGCTTAGTGTTGAGGGGATCAGTAAGCAATTTACCCGCACGGTGAAAATAAACCGCCGCCAGACCAAAAAAGAAGAGTTCTATGCGGTCGCTGACATGCGATTCCGGGTGGAAGCCGGTGATATCTTTGGGATTCTCGGTCCGAACGGGGCAGGGAAGACGACGCTGCTGCGGATGATGGGAGGGATCATGACCCCCACAGCCGGTTCCATCGCCATCAACGGCTTAAAATTCAATGATGATCCGAATCGCTACAAACGGTCTATCGGTTATTTATCAGGGAATACCAAATTGTACGGCCGCATGAGCCCCAGAGAGTTAATGACCATTTTCAGTGACCTTTATGATTTGCCGAAGCACGAAGCCGAGCAGCGGATCGAAGAAATCATCGCGGTCCTCAATCTGCATGATTTTGTTGACAATCGCATCGAAAATTTATCCACCGGGCAGACCCAGCGGGTGTCTATCGCACGCTGCTTGATTCATACGCCCGCGTTATACATATTTGACGAACCGACTCTGGGCTTGGATGTTCTCAGCAGCCAATCCATTATCGATTTTATGCTGAAGGAAAGCAAACAGGGCAAAGGCGTCGTTTATTCCACCCACTATATGGAGGAAGCGGAAAATATCTGCAACAAAATTCTCCTCATTCATAAAGGAACCGCCATTGCCCAGGGAACTCCCGCCGGTTTGAAGGAAGCTACCGGAACGAACCATATTCGGGACGCTTTCATCGCACTGATCAAAGAGAGGGGGGAATACCATGAATAG